Proteins from one Sphaeramia orbicularis chromosome 17, fSphaOr1.1, whole genome shotgun sequence genomic window:
- the ap1m1 gene encoding AP-1 complex subunit mu-1, with protein sequence MSASAVYVLDLKGKVLVCRNYRGDVDMSEIEHFMTLLMDKEEEGTLSPILAHGGVRFMWIKHNNLYLVATSKKNASVSLVFSFLYKIVQVFSEYFKELEEESIRDNFVIIYELMDELMDFGYPQTTDSKILQEYITQEGHKLDTGAPRPPATVTNAVSWRSEGIKYRKNEVFLDVIESVNLLVSANGNVLRSEIVGSIKMRVFLSGMPELRLGLNDKVLFENTGRGKSKSVELEDVKFHQCVRLSRFENDRTISFIPPDGEFELMSYRLNTHVKPLIWIESVIEKHSHSRIEYMIKAKSQFKRRSTANNVEIHIPVPTDADSPKFKTTVGSVKWVPENSEIVWSIKSFPGGKEYLMRAHFGLPSVEAEDKEGKPPISVKFEIPYFTTSGIQVRYLKIIEKSGYQALPWVRYITQNGDYQLRTQ encoded by the exons ATGTCAGCAAGTGCTGTTTATGTCTTGGATTTAAAAGGAAAG GTGCTGGTGTGCCGAAATTACCGTGGAGATGTGGACATGTCAGAGATTGAGCATTTCATGACCCTTTTGATggacaaggaggaggaagggaCACTGTCACCAATCCTTGCCCATGGGGGAGTTCGTTTTATGTGGATCAAACACAATAACCTTTACT TGGTTGCAACATCTAAGAAAAATGCAAGCGTTTCTCTGGTCTTCTCCTTTTTGTACAAAATTGTTCAG GTTTTCTCAGAGTATTTCAAAGAATTGGAGGAGGAGAGCATCAGGGACAACTTTGTCATCATATACGAGCTGATGGATGAGCTCATGGATTTTGGCTACCCCCAAACCACTGACAGCAAGATTTTGCAAGA ATACATCACCCAGGAGGGACACAAGCTCGACACCGGCGCCCCCCGTCCCCCTGCCACAGTCACCAACGCCGTCTCCTGGAGGTCAGAGGGCATCAAGTACAGGAAGAATGAGGTCTTCCTGGACGTCATTGAATCAGTCAACCTTTTG gttagtGCCAATGGTAATGTTCTTCGCAGTGAGATTGTTGGGTCCATTAAGATGCGTGTCTTCCTGTCTGGTATGCCCGAGTTACGACTGGGCCTCAACGACAAGGTTCTGTTTGAAAATACTGGAC gTGGAAAGAGTAAATCTGTAGAGCTGGAGGATGTCAAGTTTCACCAGTGTGTGCGTTTATCTCGCTTCGAGAACGATCGCACAATCTCCTTCATCCCTCCTGATGGAGAGTTTGAACTCATGTCATACCGCCTCAACACTCAT gtaAAGCCCTTGATCTGGATTGAATCAGTCATTGAGAAACATTCCCACAGCCGCATTGAGTACATGATCAAG GCGAAGAGTCAGTTCAAAAGGCGTTCTACAGCCAACAACGTGGAGATTCACATTCCTGTGCCAACGGATGCTGACTCACCCAAATTCAAGACCACAGTGGGCAGCGTGAAGTGGGTGCCTGAGAACAGTGAGATCGTCTGGTCAATCAAGTCTTTCCCC GGGGGTAAAGAGTATTTGATGCGAGCTCACTTTGGCCTGCCCAGCGTAGAAGCCGAAGACAAGGAGGGGAAGCCGCCAATCAGTGTCAAGTTTGAAATCCCGTACTTTACCACCTCAGGCATTCAG GTGCGTTACCTGAAGATCATCGAGAAGAGCGGCTATCAGGCCTTGCCGTGGGTGCGCTACATCACTCAAAATGGAG ATTACCAGCTCCGGACCCAGTAG